From Streptomyces sp. GSL17-111, one genomic window encodes:
- a CDS encoding glycoside hydrolase family 15 protein, translating to MQTAALIGRDGTADWLCLPRFDSHAVFAGLLGTEENGFWRLGPTPLGDETPRPATRRRYRGDSLVLESEWDTDRGTVRVIDFMPPRDGAPQLVRIVEGVSGRVRMTSALRMRFSYGWVVPWVHKVDHRTVAVAGPDSVWLDTDAETYGKDLTTYADFTVSPGERVAFTISWQASHLKPPPYPEPEVALENTEEFWRGWVEHCTYHGPYREAVVRSLITLKALTYAPTGGIVAAPTTSLPEDIGGVRNWDYRFTWLRDAAITLSSLLRTGYRDEARAWREWLLRAVAGDPENLQIMYGIAGERELGETELTWLSGYEGSTPVRVGNGAAGQLQLDVYGEVTEALHLAHMTGLARNDYASLLQLKLIRYLEDHWDEPDEGIWEVRGPRRHFVHSKVMAWVAVDRTVKLIESGEVDGPLERWRDLRDEIHRTVCEKGYDKERNTFTQSYGSKELDASLLLIPQMGFLPPDDKRVIGTIEAIQRELSTEDGFVMRYPTAGATPGVDGLEGDEGAFLACSFWLADDLAMIGRVEEARQLFERLLALRNDLGLLAEEWDPKLKRQVGNFPQAFSHVPLIDTALRLTASGAYGG from the coding sequence ATGCAGACCGCCGCCCTGATCGGACGTGATGGCACAGCCGACTGGCTCTGCCTCCCCCGGTTCGACTCCCATGCCGTCTTCGCAGGCCTGCTCGGCACCGAGGAGAACGGCTTCTGGCGGCTGGGCCCGACGCCGCTGGGCGACGAGACCCCCCGCCCGGCGACCCGGCGGCGCTACCGGGGCGACTCGCTGGTGCTGGAGTCGGAGTGGGACACCGACCGGGGCACGGTCCGGGTCATCGACTTCATGCCGCCCCGGGACGGCGCGCCGCAGCTGGTGCGCATCGTGGAGGGGGTCAGCGGCCGGGTCCGGATGACGTCCGCCCTGCGCATGCGCTTCTCCTACGGCTGGGTCGTGCCCTGGGTGCACAAGGTCGACCACCGCACCGTCGCCGTCGCCGGCCCGGACTCCGTCTGGCTGGACACCGACGCCGAGACGTACGGCAAGGACCTGACGACGTACGCGGACTTCACCGTCTCGCCCGGTGAGCGGGTGGCCTTCACCATCAGCTGGCAGGCGTCGCACCTGAAGCCGCCGCCGTACCCGGAGCCCGAGGTCGCGCTCGAGAACACCGAGGAGTTCTGGCGCGGCTGGGTCGAGCACTGCACTTACCACGGCCCCTACCGCGAGGCCGTCGTGCGCTCGCTGATCACCCTCAAGGCGCTGACGTACGCCCCGACCGGCGGCATCGTCGCCGCGCCGACGACGTCCCTGCCCGAGGACATCGGCGGCGTGCGCAACTGGGACTACCGCTTCACCTGGCTGCGGGACGCCGCGATCACGCTCTCCTCCCTGCTGCGCACCGGCTACCGCGACGAGGCGCGGGCCTGGCGCGAGTGGCTGCTGCGCGCCGTGGCGGGCGACCCGGAGAACCTCCAGATCATGTACGGGATCGCCGGGGAACGCGAGCTGGGCGAGACGGAGCTGACGTGGCTGTCCGGCTACGAGGGCTCCACGCCCGTCCGCGTGGGCAACGGCGCCGCCGGGCAGCTCCAGCTCGACGTCTACGGCGAGGTCACCGAGGCCCTGCACCTGGCCCACATGACCGGCCTGGCCCGCAACGACTACGCGAGTCTGCTCCAGCTCAAGCTCATCCGGTACCTGGAGGACCACTGGGACGAGCCGGACGAGGGCATCTGGGAGGTCCGGGGGCCGCGCCGGCACTTCGTCCACTCGAAGGTCATGGCGTGGGTCGCGGTGGACCGCACCGTCAAGCTCATCGAGTCCGGTGAGGTGGACGGCCCGCTGGAGCGCTGGCGGGACCTGCGCGACGAGATCCACCGCACGGTGTGCGAGAAGGGCTACGACAAGGAGCGCAACACCTTCACCCAGTCCTACGGCTCCAAGGAGCTGGACGCCTCGCTGCTGCTCATCCCGCAGATGGGCTTCCTCCCGCCGGACGACAAGCGGGTCATCGGCACCATCGAGGCCATCCAGCGGGAACTGTCCACCGAGGACGGGTTCGTGATGCGCTACCCGACGGCCGGGGCCACGCCCGGCGTGGACGGCCTGGAGGGGGACGAGGGCGCGTTCCTCGCGTGTTCGTTCTGGCTGGCCGACGACCTGGCGATGATCGGCCGGGTCGAGGAGGCGCGGCAGCTCTTCGAGCGGCTGCTCGCCCTGCGCAACGACCTCGGGCTGCTGGCGGAGGAGTGGGATCCGAAGCTCAAGCGGCAGGTCGGCAACTTCCCCCAGGCCTTCAGCCACGTGCCGCTGATCGACACCGCCCTGCGGCTGACGGCCTCCGGCGCCTACGGCGGCTGA
- a CDS encoding CTP synthase, giving the protein MPPKSMTTKHLFVTGGVASSLGKGLTASSLGALLKARGLRVTMQKLDPYLNVDPGTMNPFQHGEVFVTNDGAETDLDIGHYERFLDVDLDGSANVTTGQIYSSVIAKERRGDYLGDTVQVIPHITNEIKHRIRRLATDEVDVVITEVGGTVGDIESLPFLEAVRQVRHEVGRDNVFVVHISLLPYIGPSGELKTKPTQHSVAALRNIGIQPDAIVLRADREVPTAIKRKISLMCDVEEAAVVAAIDAKSIYDIPKVLHTEGLDAYVVRRLDLPFRDVDWTQWDDLLTRVHRPDHEVTVALVGKYIDLPDAYLSVTEALRAGGFANRTRVKLKWVTSDECRAPGGAERLLGDVDAICIPGGFGERGVEGKVEAIRYARENRVPLLGLCLGLQCIVIEAARNLAGIEGANSTEFDSGAPHPVVSTMAEQMDIVAGEGDMGGTMRLGMYPAKLAEGSIVREVYGGEPYVEERHRHRYEVNNAYRNELEKAQLVFSGTSPDNKLVEYVEYPREVHPYLVATQAHPELRSRPTRPHPLFAGLVRAAVERQQERA; this is encoded by the coding sequence ATGCCGCCCAAATCCATGACGACCAAGCACCTCTTCGTCACCGGGGGTGTCGCCTCCTCGCTCGGCAAGGGCCTGACCGCTTCCAGCCTGGGTGCGCTGCTGAAGGCCCGCGGGCTGCGGGTCACCATGCAGAAGCTCGACCCCTACCTGAACGTCGACCCCGGCACCATGAACCCCTTCCAGCACGGCGAGGTGTTCGTCACCAACGACGGCGCCGAGACCGACCTGGACATCGGGCACTACGAGCGCTTCCTCGACGTGGACCTGGACGGGTCCGCCAACGTCACCACCGGGCAGATCTACTCCTCGGTGATCGCCAAGGAGCGGCGCGGCGACTACCTGGGCGACACCGTGCAGGTGATCCCCCACATCACCAACGAGATCAAGCACCGCATCCGGCGGCTGGCCACCGACGAGGTCGACGTCGTCATCACCGAGGTCGGCGGCACGGTCGGCGACATCGAGTCGCTCCCCTTCCTGGAGGCCGTGCGCCAGGTGCGGCACGAGGTCGGCCGGGACAACGTCTTCGTCGTCCACATCTCGCTGCTCCCCTACATCGGGCCGTCCGGTGAGCTGAAGACCAAGCCGACGCAGCACTCGGTGGCCGCCCTGCGCAACATCGGCATCCAGCCGGACGCGATCGTCCTGCGCGCCGACCGCGAGGTGCCCACCGCCATCAAGCGCAAGATCTCGCTGATGTGCGACGTGGAAGAGGCCGCCGTCGTCGCCGCCATCGACGCCAAGTCGATCTACGACATCCCCAAGGTGCTGCACACCGAGGGCCTGGACGCCTACGTGGTGCGCCGCCTGGACCTGCCGTTCCGCGACGTGGACTGGACGCAGTGGGACGACCTGCTCACCCGCGTCCACCGGCCCGACCACGAGGTCACCGTCGCCCTCGTCGGCAAGTACATCGACCTGCCCGACGCCTACCTGTCCGTGACGGAGGCGCTGCGGGCGGGCGGCTTCGCCAACCGCACCCGCGTGAAGCTCAAGTGGGTCACCTCCGACGAGTGCCGGGCGCCCGGCGGCGCCGAGCGGCTGCTCGGGGACGTGGACGCGATCTGTATCCCCGGCGGCTTCGGCGAGCGCGGCGTGGAGGGGAAGGTCGAGGCCATCCGCTACGCGCGGGAGAACCGCGTGCCGCTGCTCGGACTCTGCCTGGGCCTGCAGTGCATCGTCATCGAGGCCGCGCGCAACCTGGCGGGCATCGAGGGGGCCAACTCCACCGAGTTCGACTCCGGCGCGCCGCACCCGGTCGTCTCCACGATGGCCGAGCAGATGGACATCGTCGCCGGGGAGGGCGACATGGGCGGCACGATGCGGCTGGGCATGTACCCGGCGAAACTGGCCGAGGGCTCGATCGTGCGCGAGGTCTACGGCGGGGAGCCCTACGTCGAGGAGCGCCACCGGCACCGCTACGAGGTGAACAACGCCTACCGGAACGAGCTGGAGAAGGCCCAGCTGGTGTTCTCCGGCACCTCGCCGGACAACAAGCTCGTCGAGTACGTCGAGTACCCGCGCGAGGTCCACCCCTACCTGGTGGCCACCCAGGCCCACCCGGAGCTGCGCTCCCGGCCCACCCGGCCGCACCCGCTGTTCGCCGGGCTGGTCAGGGCCGCCGTCGAGCGACAGCAGGAGCGGGCGTGA
- a CDS encoding NUDIX hydrolase: MSGRLADTPEEWPVSSSTVPFTGHKTGVRTDQVVMPDGGTHGRDYQTHPGSVAVLALDGDGRVVVLRQYRHPVRHRLWELPAGLLDVPGENPLHAAQRELYEEAHVKAEDWRVLTDVYTSPGGSDEAVRVFLARQLSAAEGERYEALEEEADMELARVPLDVLVRGVLAGELHNGILALGVLALHAALTGEPGGTGPDSLRPAQAPWPARPYPA, from the coding sequence GTGAGCGGGCGACTCGCCGACACCCCGGAGGAGTGGCCGGTCAGCTCCAGCACCGTGCCGTTCACGGGCCACAAGACCGGGGTGCGCACCGACCAGGTGGTCATGCCGGACGGCGGCACGCACGGGCGGGACTACCAGACGCACCCGGGCTCCGTCGCCGTGCTGGCCCTGGACGGCGACGGGCGGGTGGTGGTGCTGCGGCAGTACCGGCACCCGGTACGGCACCGGCTGTGGGAGCTGCCCGCCGGGCTGCTCGACGTGCCAGGGGAGAACCCGCTGCACGCCGCCCAGCGCGAGCTGTACGAGGAGGCGCACGTCAAGGCGGAGGACTGGCGGGTCCTCACCGACGTCTACACCAGCCCCGGCGGCTCGGACGAGGCGGTGCGGGTCTTCCTCGCCCGGCAGCTGTCGGCGGCCGAGGGCGAGCGGTACGAGGCGCTGGAGGAGGAGGCGGACATGGAGCTGGCCCGCGTCCCGCTCGACGTCCTCGTGCGCGGCGTCCTGGCCGGCGAGCTGCACAACGGCATCCTCGCGCTGGGCGTCCTGGCCCTGCACGCCGCGCTCACCGGGGAACCGGGCGGCACCGGTCCCGACTCCCTGCGGCCCGCCCAGGCGCCCTGGCCCGCACGGCCCTATCCGGCGTAG
- a CDS encoding tetratricopeptide repeat protein, which translates to MTDQAVHSNVGHGVHGVEEAFTGRERELAALRADVARAGLETLAGRPAPRARVLLVAGSPGSGRTALAEAFAHRVAADHPGGVYRARLTDPGGAPVPVERTARDLLDALGVHAPPGGHRDELTQALRHTLSGRGALLLLDDVAAAEQLTELLPDDRDCLVLATSEGPLSGVPDVRPCTLGGLDPADAVRLLGSRAGSDLRITVDPRAADRLAAACDHHPASLVLAGGWLAAHPHASVLDAARRLAEAPGATPLERAFRMVHASLSVSRARLLRLLCLAPDGYVDVPLAAALAGWDVPATRDALAAFTRLGLLRPLPADAWRVPPCLDALLHREVDDHERPADVQLARARLLERAVRRLHGCWAVTEPAGSAPRRELAQQPRPLRFETRREAAAWLDSRLPALLAGARAVVADGELDTLARRFIAALARALNAHRPPERTAPEQYRLHELVLDVAERRALHRERAAALLNLGDLDAWTGRLPAAVERYRAALAAVRTDGGRDVAAAVRAMDSLGGTYAEQSDWPRAADWYGRALALCLNHGDQEGAARLHGRLGAVHLYAGQWGEALRAWRSAAAAHRRLRNPHAHARALSEVARVQEYAGHAHDCLRTCYQALERARDAGDVRLEAGLSLRLADACARVGDPAGAAAHRAAAERLLAGTAVPPAGSVALGQPRSEPRPEPGPGGVPRAADGKAEADEGGDPEARGGAEEPGGGDTGNGEDGEARKAEETGGPGPAGHPTPSGT; encoded by the coding sequence GTGACGGATCAGGCGGTGCACAGCAATGTCGGCCACGGCGTCCACGGCGTCGAGGAAGCCTTCACCGGCCGCGAACGGGAACTGGCCGCGCTGCGGGCCGACGTCGCGCGGGCCGGGCTGGAGACGCTGGCGGGCCGGCCCGCCCCCCGCGCCCGGGTGCTCCTCGTGGCCGGGTCGCCCGGCTCGGGACGCACCGCGCTCGCCGAGGCGTTCGCCCACCGGGTCGCCGCCGACCACCCCGGCGGCGTGTACCGCGCGCGGCTCACCGACCCCGGCGGCGCGCCCGTCCCCGTCGAGCGGACCGCCCGCGACCTGCTGGACGCCCTCGGGGTGCACGCACCGCCCGGCGGGCACCGCGACGAGCTGACCCAGGCGCTGCGCCACACCCTGAGCGGACGCGGCGCCCTGCTGCTCCTGGACGACGTCGCGGCGGCCGAACAGCTCACCGAGCTGCTGCCGGACGACCGCGACTGCCTCGTGCTGGCCACCTCCGAGGGTCCGCTCAGCGGCGTCCCGGACGTGCGTCCCTGCACCCTCGGCGGGCTCGACCCGGCGGACGCCGTCCGGCTGCTCGGCTCCCGGGCCGGCTCCGACCTGCGGATCACCGTCGATCCCCGCGCCGCCGACCGGCTCGCCGCCGCGTGCGACCACCACCCCGCCTCCCTCGTCCTGGCCGGGGGCTGGCTGGCGGCGCACCCGCACGCCTCCGTCCTGGACGCCGCCCGGCGGCTCGCCGAGGCGCCCGGGGCGACACCGCTGGAGCGCGCGTTCCGCATGGTCCACGCCTCCCTGTCCGTCTCGCGCGCCCGCCTGCTGCGGCTGCTGTGCCTGGCCCCGGACGGCTATGTCGACGTGCCCCTCGCAGCGGCCCTGGCGGGCTGGGACGTGCCGGCGACCCGGGACGCCCTGGCCGCGTTCACGCGCCTCGGCCTCCTGCGTCCGCTGCCCGCGGACGCCTGGCGGGTGCCGCCGTGCCTGGACGCCCTGCTGCACCGGGAGGTCGACGACCACGAGCGTCCGGCCGACGTGCAGCTCGCCCGCGCGCGCCTGCTGGAGCGGGCGGTGCGCCGGCTGCACGGCTGCTGGGCCGTCACCGAACCGGCCGGGTCCGCGCCGCGCCGGGAGCTGGCCCAGCAGCCGCGCCCCCTGCGGTTCGAGACCCGGCGCGAGGCCGCCGCCTGGCTGGACTCCCGGCTCCCGGCCCTGCTCGCCGGAGCCCGCGCCGTGGTGGCCGACGGGGAGCTGGACACCCTCGCCCGCCGCTTCATCGCCGCGCTGGCCCGGGCGCTGAACGCACACCGCCCCCCTGAGCGGACGGCGCCGGAGCAGTACCGGCTGCACGAACTCGTGCTGGACGTGGCCGAGCGCCGCGCCCTGCACCGCGAGCGCGCCGCCGCCCTGCTCAACCTCGGCGACCTGGACGCCTGGACCGGACGGCTGCCGGCCGCCGTCGAGCGCTACCGGGCGGCCCTCGCCGCCGTCCGCACCGACGGCGGGCGCGACGTCGCGGCGGCGGTGCGGGCGATGGACAGCCTCGGCGGCACCTACGCGGAGCAGTCCGACTGGCCGCGCGCGGCCGACTGGTACGGGCGGGCGCTCGCCCTGTGTCTGAACCACGGCGACCAGGAGGGAGCGGCCCGGCTGCACGGGCGGCTGGGCGCCGTCCACCTCTACGCCGGGCAGTGGGGAGAGGCTTTGCGGGCGTGGAGATCGGCCGCCGCCGCGCACCGTCGGCTGCGGAATCCGCACGCCCACGCGCGGGCGCTGAGCGAGGTGGCGCGCGTCCAGGAGTACGCCGGACACGCGCACGACTGCCTGCGCACCTGCTACCAGGCGCTGGAACGGGCGCGCGACGCCGGGGACGTCCGGCTGGAGGCGGGGCTGAGCCTGCGGCTGGCCGACGCCTGCGCCCGGGTCGGCGACCCCGCCGGCGCAGCCGCCCACCGGGCCGCCGCCGAGCGCCTGTTGGCCGGCACGGCGGTACCCCCGGCCGGTTCGGTCGCGCTCGGCCAGCCGCGCTCGGAACCCCGGCCGGAGCCGGGCCCCGGGGGCGTCCCGAGGGCGGCGGACGGGAAGGCGGAAGCGGACGAGGGGGGCGACCCGGAGGCCCGTGGCGGAGCCGAGGAGCCCGGTGGCGGGGACACCGGGAACGGCGAGGACGGCGAGGCGCGGAAGGCGGAGGAGACGGGCGGACCCGGCCCCGCAGGCCACCCCACGCCGTCCGGCACCTGA
- the ald gene encoding alanine dehydrogenase: MKVGIPREVKNNEFRVAITPAGVQELVRGGHQVHVERGAGVGSSIADAEYTAAGATILDTADEVWATADLLLKVKEPIAEEYHRLRKDQTLFTYLHLAASRECTDALLQSGTTAIAYETVETAGRALPLLAPMSEVAGRIAPQVGAYHLMRSAGGRGVLPGGVPGVHAGKAVVIGGGVSGWNATQIAVGLGFHVTLLDKDISKLREADKIFGTRVRAISSNSFELEKAVLEADLVIGAVLIPGAKAPKLVTNELVARMKPGSVLVDIAIDQGGCFEDSRPTTHAEPTFRVHDSVFYCVANMPGAVPNTSTYALTNATLPYILELANRGWAEALRRDAALAKGLNTHDGKVVYGPVAEAHGLPLADLADLLG; this comes from the coding sequence GTGAAGGTCGGTATCCCCCGCGAGGTCAAGAACAACGAGTTCCGCGTGGCCATCACGCCGGCCGGCGTGCAGGAGCTCGTCCGAGGCGGGCACCAGGTCCACGTGGAGCGCGGCGCCGGCGTCGGCTCCTCCATCGCCGACGCGGAGTACACGGCCGCCGGTGCCACCATCCTGGACACCGCCGACGAGGTGTGGGCCACCGCCGATCTGCTGCTGAAGGTCAAGGAGCCGATCGCGGAGGAGTACCACCGCCTCCGCAAGGACCAGACCCTCTTCACCTACCTGCACCTCGCCGCCTCCCGTGAGTGCACCGACGCGCTGCTCCAGTCGGGCACCACCGCCATCGCCTACGAGACCGTTGAGACGGCCGGCCGCGCGCTGCCGCTGCTGGCCCCGATGTCCGAGGTGGCGGGCCGTATCGCCCCGCAGGTCGGCGCGTACCACCTGATGCGGTCGGCCGGCGGTCGCGGCGTCCTGCCCGGTGGCGTCCCCGGCGTGCACGCGGGCAAGGCCGTCGTCATCGGCGGCGGTGTCTCCGGGTGGAACGCCACGCAGATCGCCGTGGGCCTCGGCTTCCACGTGACCCTGCTGGACAAGGACATCAGCAAGCTGCGGGAGGCCGACAAGATCTTCGGCACCAGGGTGAGGGCGATCTCCTCCAACTCCTTCGAGCTGGAGAAGGCCGTCCTGGAGGCCGACCTCGTCATCGGCGCGGTGCTCATCCCCGGCGCGAAGGCCCCGAAGCTGGTCACCAACGAGCTGGTGGCCCGGATGAAGCCGGGAAGTGTCCTTGTCGACATCGCGATCGACCAGGGCGGCTGCTTCGAGGACTCGCGCCCCACCACGCACGCCGAGCCGACGTTCCGCGTGCACGACTCGGTGTTCTACTGCGTCGCCAACATGCCGGGCGCGGTGCCCAACACCTCCACCTACGCCCTCACCAACGCCACGCTCCCCTACATCCTGGAGCTGGCGAACCGGGGCTGGGCCGAGGCGCTGCGCCGGGACGCCGCGCTGGCCAAGGGGCTCAACACCCATGACGGCAAGGTCGTCTACGGCCCCGTGGCCGAGGCGCACGGCCTGCCGCTGGCGGACCTCGCCGACCTGCTGGGCTGA